In Gemmatimonadaceae bacterium, the DNA window GCCGAGCATGGGCGGGAAGATGTCTACGTGGCCGTTGAACGACGCGGCGCCGAGCGGCCCGCGGAGCGACACGTCGAGGAGCAGACTGTCGGTCGTGCCCTGGGCGCGGATCGTGCCCGCCACCATGCCCTTGACCGGCAGCCCGGCGTACGAGCGATGGAGCCCGGTGAGCGACAGCGAGTCGGCGAACAGGGCCACGTCATACCTCATGAACTGATCGCCGTAGGTGATCCGTCCATTGCCCACGAGCCGCGACGGCGGCGCGTCGCCGTCGTGCTGCTGCACGTCGGCATTCGAGAACCGGACGTCCATCCACGACGAGTCGAGCGTGGCCGCGCCCGACAGCCAGCCATGGAGCCGCGGGAAGGCGGGGTAGAGATACTCGATGGTGCGCAGGTCGACCATCTGCGCGGCGACGTCGAAATGCTGGAAGACGGTGAACCCGGGGTTCAGAATGTCGAGCCCGCCGCGGCCGCTCAGCGCCGACACCGCCCCGGGTACGTGCGCATCATGGAACGTGAGCTGCGCCGTATCGACCACGAAGTGCGTGAGCGGGCCGCCGCGGGCCACCACCGTGCCCCGCAACTGGCCCTGCCAGTCCACCGGGAAGGCCTTGCCGTTGAGCGTGCGCAACAGGTCGAAATCCACGGGATCGGCGTCGAGGTTCACGTCCTTGACCTGCAGCACGGGGCCGCCGACGCCGAACGTCATCGCGCCGCGCAGATGCGACCCGGTGCTCCGCACATCCATCTTCGAGAGCGCGTAGTCCAGCACGTGCAGATCGCGCTCGTTGTGGATGTCGAGATCCATCGATCCGCCGCCCGTCGTGGGGAGCGTGGGATACACCCAGTCGACATCGGCCAGCGAGACCGAGTCGCCGATGATGTGCAGCGCGTAGCGCGTGGGGAGATCGTTGCCCCACCAGATCTTGCCGCTGGCCGATCCCGTGGACGCCGGCAGGTCGAAGTGGCGCACCGTGGCCCACAGCGAGTCGCCCAGATTGCGCACCGTGCCGCGCACGTTGCGGAACAGGAACGGCGGCTCGCGCTCGTCCAGGTCGAGCGTGTCGAAGGCGAAGGTCCTCCCGGCGCTGTCGGGATCCGCCCAGCGCACGTACGGGAGCACGGCGTGGATGCGGCTCCACCGCCACGTGCGGGTGAACCCCTCGCGCGTGCGGCGCACCTCGGGCTCCGCGTGCGACAGCGCGGCCGCGATCGCGCTGTCGCGCCGCACGCCGTGGAGCGAATCGTCGGGGTGCCAGGGCAGCGTGAGTTCGAACGTCGCGTTGTGCACCCGCACCGAGTCGAAGACGAGGTAGTCGCCCCACTGGGGGCCCCGCGACGGCGGCCCCTGGATGCCGCTGCGGAAGATGCGCCGGAAGTTCCAGTCCCAGTTCTCGTGCTGCCGCAGGTACACCGTGGGATGCTGGATGTCGACGGACGAGAAGAGCAGCCGCTTGTCGACCAGGTCACGAGGATCGTACGCCACCGTGACCGGCCCGGTGGCCACGAACAGCGAGTCCTCGGCGTCGCGGATCTCGACCGAGTCGATGGTCATGCCGGTGAGATAGCTGCCGCTGATCCGGCCCAGATAGACGCGCCCGTGCACGGCGGCCGTGACGCGGTCCTGCACCAGATGGCGCACCTGATCCTGCCCCCAGCCGGTCTGCGTGAGCACCATCACGCCGCCCACGGCTAGGAGGATGAGCGACACCACCAGGCCGAGGCTCACGAAGAGAACGATGCGCCGGCGCGACATCGGCTAGAACTCCGGACCCACGGAGAACGTGAGCGTGAGCCGGTGGAAGAAGCCCGACGATTGCGACGGGGCAAAGGTGGCCGGGCACGCCTGTTCGGCCTGCGTGTACGTGGTGCCCGCGCTGCCGGTCTGCACGCTCACGGGAATCGTATTGCCGGGACTGACGCAGTAGAGCGGGGCCACCCCGGTTTCGCGATTCACGCTCGCGTCGTAGTAGATCGGGCCGCGCGGCTGGGGATACGGATTGTACCCCACGTTGACCTGCACCGGTCCCACCGGCGTGAACAGCCGGATGCCGATGCCGGGCGTCCATTTGAGATGCGACACCGACAGCCCCGTGCCCGGCGTGCCCCGCGTCCACACGTCGCCGGCGTCGGTGAACAGCGTGTACTGCAGCAGGCGCGGAAAGAAGAGGTCGGCGATGCGATACTCGAAGTTGGCCACGACCAGCGCGTTACCGCCCACCGGCACCACCCGATACGGACGCACGCCGTCGGGTGACCGGAAGTAGCGCGTGCTGTCGTTCACGGTCACCGAATCGTACCCCTGCGCGATGTACAGCAGCGACCCCAATTCGTTCTGCTGGAAGCCGCGCACGCTCCCCGCGCCGCCCGCGTACAGGCGCTCCTCGGGCGGGATGTAGCGCGTGGAGTTGGACAGCGAGAAGTTCGACCCGAGCACGATGCCGCCGCGCAGCCGCGACGCGAACACGCCGGACCGTCCCACCGGGTGGTACCACGCCACGTCGAACGTGCCCTTGTTGAACGTCAGATCGGCCGACGACCCCAGCGCGCGCTGCGAGCTGCGCAGCTCGGTGCGGAAGACGTATCCCTGGCTCGGGTTGAACGGATCGTCGGTGTTGGCCACGGAATACTGGACGCTGGCCACGGCCAGCGGCTGCGCGATGCGCGAGATCTGGTCGCGCGACTGCTGGTCGCAGCGATTGAACACCGCGCACAACAGCGCCGGTTGGGCCTGGGTGCGCCCGTACTCGAGGCTGTACGCCAGCCGCAACCGGCCGCCCACCGACAGATCGCGGCCCACCGACGCCTCGCCGCCGATCAGCGTGGAGCGCAGGTACGCGAGGTACTCGCTCCGGCGCTCGCGGTAGATCGTGTACGACGGCACCCACTCGGAGCCGAATAGTCCGGGCTGCTGGAGCGTGGCCGAGATGCTGTAGTTGGTCGTGTCGCTGAACGGATCGCGGCGCAGGATGTTCTGGTAGCAGAGATTGCGCGTGCCCGCCGACGCCAGCGGATACCCGTAGCCGATCTTGGAGAGCTGCCCCGACACTTCCAGATGCCGCGCTTGGTGGAGAAAGTTCTTGTTCGTGTACTGCGCGCTGGTGTGGAAGCAGTCCAGCGTCGCCCACCCGTACTTCGTGTCCAGCTGCTGCATGTAATCCTCGCGCAGGTTCACGAGGAGCGTGACCAGCGAATCGTTCTTCGGCTGCACCGAATCGAGCGCCACCTCGACGTGCCGATAGGCGCCCAGCTGGTACAGGCTGCGCTGCGCCGCGATCAACTTGTCGTCGCTGTACAGGTCGCCGAGGCGGATGCCGAGCAGGCCCCGCACCACGTCGTCTCCGATCTGCTGCCGGTGCGCGCTGTCCAGCGGAGCGACGATGACGCGGATCTGCCCGATGCGGGCCAGCGGTCCGGGAAGGGCGGTGATCGTCACGCTGGCCCGCAGCGAGTCGGTGCGCACCGTGTAGTTGCGCAGCAGATCCACTCTGGGATAGCCGGAGTTCCGCAGCCGCGCCTTGATCGTGTCCAGTTCGGCGGCCAGCAGGTTGACGTCGAACGGCATCCCCACGTGCAGCCCCAGGCCGGCCAGGACCTTCGCCCGATTGCGCACCGACTCCAGCCCGGTGATCGCCAGCGAGTCGATCACGATCGGCTTGCCCTCGTTGATCGCGAACACCACGCGCACGGCGCGCGGTCCCATGGGCTGCACGAGGGTATCGACCTGCGTGCTGTAGTAGCCCTTGTCGTGGTAGAACTTCTTGAGCCGCAGCACGTCGAGCGGGAACTCGCTCGGGTCCAGACAGTGCTTGGCGCCGAAGAACCCCACGTGAACGCGCATCCACCCCGACGCGGTGGTCGCGATGCGCTCCGCGAGATCCGAGCTGCTGAACGCGTGGTTGCCGCGGAACTCGAGCGCGCGCACCTCGCGGTCCCCGGCCGCGCAGGACCCGTCCTGCGCGTGCGCGCGCGCCGGCAACGCCACGGCCGCGAGCACGAGGCTCATCGCCCCGATCGCATAACGGGAGAACCGGCGCATCACCCGCCGGCGCTCGAGGAAAGTCGCTTGTCGGTCATGCGATCCCGGAACGAGACCCCCAGCCCTCGCCTCCCGCGCGAGTCCTGGGACCAGTGGGTCGTGGCATGCGCACTGCCGAAACACGACGCGCCCGCGCGGCGCGTAAATCCGGCGGGCGCTTGTGATTGACGCGTCATTGCGGGTAGCGTAAGTTCTCGCCCGCTATCCAAGGTGTCAACCGCCGTGCCGTCTCAAATCGCGCGACTGCTCCGCCTGTCGCTTCTCGTCGTCCTCCCCCTCCCCCTCGCCTGCCGCGGGGGAGAGCCGGGCACCCCGTCGCGCCGCACCCTGATCGACTCGCGCGACACCTACGACCCCCGGTCCCTCGACCCGGCGCGATCCACCGACGTGCCCACCGGCCGCGCCGTGAGCTACGTCTTCGAGGGCCTCACCCGCTTCACCGCCGACGCCCGCCTGGAGCCCGCCCTCGCCACCCGCTGGGACCTGGCCCCCGACGGCCTCACCTACACCTTCCACCTGCGCGCCGGCGTGTTCTTCCAGGACGGCACGCCGCTCTCCGCGCGCGACGTCGTCCACTCGTTCACCCGCGCCCTCGATCCGGCCACGCGCGGCAGCGGCGCCGTACCCCTCCTCCCCATCCGCGGCGCCGCCGACTTCGCCGACGGCAAGGCCCCCTCGGTGAGCGGGCTCGCCGCGCCCGACGACAGCACGGTCGTCATCACCCTCGCCCAGCCGCTCGCCACCTTTCCCAAGCTCCTGGCCATGCCCGCGGCCTCGGTCCTTCCCGCCTCGGCGCCCGCCGACGTGAGCGACCATCCCGTGGGCACCGGTCCCTGGAAGCTCGTCACCTGGAAGCACGACGACTACCTGCTGTTCGCGCGCAACGAACACTACTGGGGCGGCGCCCCCGAGGCCGACTCGCTCCGCGCCCGCATCATCGCCGAGCCGAGTACCGCGGTGGCGGAATTCGAGAGCGGCAACGTGGACGTCGTCGAGATCCCGCCCGACGAGACCGAGACCTGGGAGCACGATCCGGCCAGGAAGCGCTTGCTCACCGACGTCCCGGCGCTGCAACTCGTCTACGTGGCGATCAACACCACCCGCGGACCGCTCCGGGATCCGCGGGTCCGCCAGGCCATCAACGACGCCGTGGACACCCGGACCATCGTGCAGCAACTCATCCACGGCCGCGGCCGCGTGGCCGCCGGCGTCATCCCGCCCTCGCTGGGCGGCGCCGACACCACCCGCGCCCCCTACGCCTACGACGTGGCCCGGGCCAGGCAGCTCCTGGCAGCCGCCGGATACCCCAAGGGCATCGACGTCGAGCTCTGGACCGGCACCACGCCGATCATGGTGCGAGTGGCCGAGGCCCTCCAGGGCTATCTCGCCGCCGCCGGCATCCGGGCCACGATCGAGCAGCGCGACGCGGCCACCGCGCGCGCCGCCGCGCGCCGCGGGGAGACCGACCTGTTTCTCAAGGACTGGTACGCCGACTACCCCGACGCGGAGGACTTCCTGTACCCGCTCCTCGACAGCGCGAACATGGGCCCGGGCGGCAACGTCTCGTTCTACCACAACCCGGCGTTCGACCGCCTGCTGGACCAGGCGCGCCGCCAAGCGGACGAGGCCAAGCGCAACCTCCTCTACCGGCAGGCCGACTCGCTGGCCTTCGCCGACGCCCCCATGCTGTACCTCTACTTCTACACGCAGCTCTACGCCGTGCAGCCCTGGATCGAGGGGTTCACGCCGCCGGTGATCTTCAACGGCCAACGTTGGACCCACGCGCGGTTCCGGCCCCCGGGTCGCTGAGCGCGACATGCTGCGCTACGTCGCCCGTCGCCTCGCGCTCGCCGTCCCCACGCTGTTCGGCGTGCTCGTGGTGGCGTTCCTGCTCCTCAACGTGGCGCCCGGCGACCCGGTGACGGCGATGGTCGGCGAGCGCGCCGATCCGGCCACCGTGGCCAGACTGCGCGCCGAGCTCCACCTGGACGACCCGCTGCCGCTCCGCTTCGTCCGCTACGTGGACCAGGTGGCGCACGGCCAGCTCGGCCGGTCGTTCGTCACCGACCGCCCGATCACCGCCGACATCGCCGAGCGGTTTCCCAAGACGCTGGAGCTGGCGTTGGCGGCCATGCTCCTCGCCACCGTGTGCGGCATCTCGCTCGGCGTGCTGAGCGCGCGCCACCCGGGCGGCTGGATGGACCGCCTGGCGCTGGGCGTGGCGTACCTGGGCATATCGTTTCCCGTATACTGGGTGGGGTTGCTGCTCATCCTCGTGTTCGCGGTGGGACTCCGATGGCTCCCGCCGTCGGGGTATGGAGGCCTCGAGTACCTGATCCTGCCGGCGCTGGCGCTCGGCATGCGGTCCATCGCCTTCCAGGCCCGCGTCACGCGATCGTCGATGCTCGACGCGCTGGGCGCCGACTTCACGCGCACCGCCCGCGCCAAGGGCGCGCGCGAATGGGTCGTGGTGCTGCGGCACGCGCTGCGCAACGCCCTCATTCCCGTGATCACCGTGGTCGGCCTCGACTTCGGCTCGTACCTCACGGGAAGCATCCTCACCGAGACCGTGTTCTCCTGGCCCGGCCTGGGGCGCTACGTGGTGAACGCCATCGCGCGCCGCGATCTTCCGGCCATCCAGGGCTCGGTGCTGTTTCTGAGCGCCGTGTTCGTGCTCGTGAACCTCGTGACCGACCTCGCCTACGCGAAGGCAGATCCGCGAATCGCCTACTGATGACTACCGGTAGGACGGTAGGACGGCAGGAGGGAAGGACGGATGCCTGCCGAACGCCGTTTACCCACTACCCCCCTACGGTCCTACCGTCCTACCCTCCCACTCCAATGACTCTCTCCGAATACGAACGCTCCGCCGGCCGCACCATCAACCCGGCCCTGAGCGACCGCGACCGCCTCCTCGACGCCGCGGCCGGCCTGGCCGAAGAATCGGGCGAGGTGCTCGGCTTGGTGCGCAAGCATCTGATGCAGGGGCGCGGGCTGGACGCGGCGCGGTTGCGCGAGGAGTTGGGCGATGCGCTGTGGTGCCTGACCATCGCCGCGCAGAGCGCCGGGCTCACATTGGACGACGTGGCCCAGGCAAACGTGGCCAAGCTGACGCAGCGCCACCCCGGCGGATTTCAGGCCTGACCGGAGATCGGCCGCGCACCGCACGCTGCGTTTTCTCCGCGTGCCGTGCGCGGTCCGCTGTCCTTAGTCGTCCTTCTGCCCGAACACCGCCATGTTCGAACTGTGTCCCGGATTGACCTTCTTGTCCGGGTACACCCAGTGCACCGCCTGATTCACCGCGGTCGTCGCTTCGCCAAAGCCGGTGGCGATGAGCTTGAGCTTGCCGGGATAGGTCACCACGTCGCCGGCCGCGTACAGACCGGGCCGCCCCGTCTCCATCCGACTGTTCACGGAGATCTCGTCCTTCTCGATCTTCAACCCCCAGGTATTGATCGCACCCATGTCGCTCACGAAGCCGAGCATCGGCAACACGGCGTCGGCGGCCACCTGATGCGTGGTCTTGGCTTTGATGTCCTTGAGGATGAGGTGCGTGAATCGCTCCCCGCCCGCATCGGGCACCAGGTCCGCCAGTTCGTGGAACGTGAGGAGCCCCGCCTTCCCCGCCGCCACCGCCTGCTGGAACTGGGCCACCGTGGCGTCGTGAGCGCGGAACCGATCGCTCCGGTGCACGATCGTCACGCTCGCGGCGCGGCCGAGCAGCTGCGTGCCCCAATCGAACGCCGAGTCGCCGCCGCCGATGATCACCACGTGGCGCCCCCGGAACCGCTCGGGATCGGTCACCACGTCGTGGATGCCGCGACCGTACCAGGGCTCGGCGGCCGCCTGCGGCAGGCGGCGCGGCGCGAACGCGCCGATCCCAGCCGCGATGACGATGGCGCGTGTGGGAAAGCGGTCGGTCTCGGTCACGAGCACGAAGTGGCCGTCCTGCTCCTCGAGCCCTACCACGCGCTGGGAGTAGTGCATGGGCTGGGCGAACTGCGCGGCCTGCTCGCGCAACGCCCGCACCAGGTCCTTGGCCAGCACTCTCGGGAACCCTGCCACGTCGAAGATGTACTTCTCCGGGTAGAGCGCCGTCAGCTGGCCCCCGGGCTCGGCCAGGGCATCCACGATTTGCGCCGTGGCCCCGCGCATGCCAGCATAGAACAGCGCAAACAGTCCGGTGGGGCCGCCCCCAATGATCGTGATGTCGCGGATTTCGTGATTCATCCGATAACGTTCGCCTGACCTCAATCGTTATACAAGCAGCCGGCGGCGCGCCCCCCGCCGGCCCCGTCCCGCCAGCCGCGCACCCCGCGGCTCCGCCCGTCCCCAGCACAGCCCGCATGCCAGAAAGTCTCGACTACCACGGCTCATTTCATCTCGTTCGCAAAGTGGCCGAAGGCGGGATGGCCACGGTGTACGAAGCCGAACAACTCGGACCGTCGGGTTTTTCCAAGCGCATCGCGCTCAAGGTCATCCACCCCGATCTCGCGCAACGCCGCGAGTTCCTCCAGCTGTTCGTGGACGAGGCCAAGCTCTCGGCCAACCTGATGCACGGCAACATCGTGCAGATCTACCAGCTGGGCGAGGTGCGCGGGCAGTACTTCATCGCCATGGAGTACATCCAGGGCCCCACGCTCCGCAGCGTGATCGACCGGCACAACGAACTCGGCCGCCCGATCCCCGCCACGATGGTGGCGTACGTGGGCAGCCGGCTGTGCCGGGCCCTCGACTTCGCCCACAACGCCGTGGGCCCCGACGGCCGCCGGCTGGACGTCGTGCACCGCGACGTCTCGCCCGGCAACGTCATGATCACCTGGGACGGCCACATCAAGCTCGGCGACTTCGGCATCGCCAAGGCCCGCACGTCCATCGACCCGGCGTCGGATCAGCACGTGCGCATGGGCAAGAAGCGCTACATGAGTCCGGAGCAGGTGCTGGGCACGCTCGTCGACGCGCGCAGCGATGTGTTCTCGCTGGGCGTGGTGCTGTACGAACTCCTCGCGCTCAGCCCGCTGTTTCACGAGGACAACACGGCCCTGTCGGTGGAAGAAGTGGTGCTGCGTCCCCTGCCCGACCTGCGGTCGAGGATCACCGACCTCGATCCCGATCTCGACGCGCTGCTCCAGCTCTCGCTGCAGCGCAACCCGGCGGAACGCGCCACGGCGGCTCAACTCGGATCGCTGCTCGATCAGTGGATCTCGGCCCAGCACGACCGCGCCGGCGCGTCGCCCGACTGGCTGCAGAACCACCTGGCAGAGATCTTCCCGACCACCTTCGAAGCGCGCTTCGAGGCCGACCCCGTGGCGGTCCAGGCGGCGTCGGAGGTATTCAAGAAGAAGCGCGGATCGATCATCGCGCGGCTGTTCGGGTGATCGGTAGAACGGTAGAACCGTAGGACGGCGACCACGCCGTCGCGGTCCTGCCCCATGCTTT includes these proteins:
- a CDS encoding ABC transporter permease; this encodes MLRYVARRLALAVPTLFGVLVVAFLLLNVAPGDPVTAMVGERADPATVARLRAELHLDDPLPLRFVRYVDQVAHGQLGRSFVTDRPITADIAERFPKTLELALAAMLLATVCGISLGVLSARHPGGWMDRLALGVAYLGISFPVYWVGLLLILVFAVGLRWLPPSGYGGLEYLILPALALGMRSIAFQARVTRSSMLDALGADFTRTARAKGAREWVVVLRHALRNALIPVITVVGLDFGSYLTGSILTETVFSWPGLGRYVVNAIARRDLPAIQGSVLFLSAVFVLVNLVTDLAYAKADPRIAY
- a CDS encoding nucleoside triphosphate pyrophosphohydrolase family protein, which produces MTLSEYERSAGRTINPALSDRDRLLDAAAGLAEESGEVLGLVRKHLMQGRGLDAARLREELGDALWCLTIAAQSAGLTLDDVAQANVAKLTQRHPGGFQA
- a CDS encoding BamA/TamA family outer membrane protein gives rise to the protein MRRFSRYAIGAMSLVLAAVALPARAHAQDGSCAAGDREVRALEFRGNHAFSSSDLAERIATTASGWMRVHVGFFGAKHCLDPSEFPLDVLRLKKFYHDKGYYSTQVDTLVQPMGPRAVRVVFAINEGKPIVIDSLAITGLESVRNRAKVLAGLGLHVGMPFDVNLLAAELDTIKARLRNSGYPRVDLLRNYTVRTDSLRASVTITALPGPLARIGQIRVIVAPLDSAHRQQIGDDVVRGLLGIRLGDLYSDDKLIAAQRSLYQLGAYRHVEVALDSVQPKNDSLVTLLVNLREDYMQQLDTKYGWATLDCFHTSAQYTNKNFLHQARHLEVSGQLSKIGYGYPLASAGTRNLCYQNILRRDPFSDTTNYSISATLQQPGLFGSEWVPSYTIYRERRSEYLAYLRSTLIGGEASVGRDLSVGGRLRLAYSLEYGRTQAQPALLCAVFNRCDQQSRDQISRIAQPLAVASVQYSVANTDDPFNPSQGYVFRTELRSSQRALGSSADLTFNKGTFDVAWYHPVGRSGVFASRLRGGIVLGSNFSLSNSTRYIPPEERLYAGGAGSVRGFQQNELGSLLYIAQGYDSVTVNDSTRYFRSPDGVRPYRVVPVGGNALVVANFEYRIADLFFPRLLQYTLFTDAGDVWTRGTPGTGLSVSHLKWTPGIGIRLFTPVGPVQVNVGYNPYPQPRGPIYYDASVNRETGVAPLYCVSPGNTIPVSVQTGSAGTTYTQAEQACPATFAPSQSSGFFHRLTLTFSVGPEF
- a CDS encoding NAD(P)/FAD-dependent oxidoreductase; this encodes MNHEIRDITIIGGGPTGLFALFYAGMRGATAQIVDALAEPGGQLTALYPEKYIFDVAGFPRVLAKDLVRALREQAAQFAQPMHYSQRVVGLEEQDGHFVLVTETDRFPTRAIVIAAGIGAFAPRRLPQAAAEPWYGRGIHDVVTDPERFRGRHVVIIGGGDSAFDWGTQLLGRAASVTIVHRSDRFRAHDATVAQFQQAVAAGKAGLLTFHELADLVPDAGGERFTHLILKDIKAKTTHQVAADAVLPMLGFVSDMGAINTWGLKIEKDEISVNSRMETGRPGLYAAGDVVTYPGKLKLIATGFGEATTAVNQAVHWVYPDKKVNPGHSSNMAVFGQKDD
- a CDS encoding ABC transporter substrate-binding protein; amino-acid sequence: MSTAVPSQIARLLRLSLLVVLPLPLACRGGEPGTPSRRTLIDSRDTYDPRSLDPARSTDVPTGRAVSYVFEGLTRFTADARLEPALATRWDLAPDGLTYTFHLRAGVFFQDGTPLSARDVVHSFTRALDPATRGSGAVPLLPIRGAADFADGKAPSVSGLAAPDDSTVVITLAQPLATFPKLLAMPAASVLPASAPADVSDHPVGTGPWKLVTWKHDDYLLFARNEHYWGGAPEADSLRARIIAEPSTAVAEFESGNVDVVEIPPDETETWEHDPARKRLLTDVPALQLVYVAINTTRGPLRDPRVRQAINDAVDTRTIVQQLIHGRGRVAAGVIPPSLGGADTTRAPYAYDVARARQLLAAAGYPKGIDVELWTGTTPIMVRVAEALQGYLAAAGIRATIEQRDAATARAAARRGETDLFLKDWYADYPDAEDFLYPLLDSANMGPGGNVSFYHNPAFDRLLDQARRQADEAKRNLLYRQADSLAFADAPMLYLYFYTQLYAVQPWIEGFTPPVIFNGQRWTHARFRPPGR
- a CDS encoding serine/threonine-protein kinase, encoding MPESLDYHGSFHLVRKVAEGGMATVYEAEQLGPSGFSKRIALKVIHPDLAQRREFLQLFVDEAKLSANLMHGNIVQIYQLGEVRGQYFIAMEYIQGPTLRSVIDRHNELGRPIPATMVAYVGSRLCRALDFAHNAVGPDGRRLDVVHRDVSPGNVMITWDGHIKLGDFGIAKARTSIDPASDQHVRMGKKRYMSPEQVLGTLVDARSDVFSLGVVLYELLALSPLFHEDNTALSVEEVVLRPLPDLRSRITDLDPDLDALLQLSLQRNPAERATAAQLGSLLDQWISAQHDRAGASPDWLQNHLAEIFPTTFEARFEADPVAVQAASEVFKKKRGSIIARLFG